From Sphingomonas sp. PAMC26645:
GGCAGATGCACAACAGCCTCGCAGGGTTCGACCAGGTCCGCCTCAACCCGCTCGGTGCGGATACGTGGCGACCGTTCCTGGAGCGTTGCGGCCGCGACATCGACACGATCGAACCGAGGCTGTTCGACCGGACCGAGGCGGCATTGGCGGCGGTTCTGGCGGAATGGCCGCGCGACCTGCCGATGGCGGCGATCCATTCGGATCTGTTCCCCGACAACGTGCTGATGCTCGGCGACCGCGTGACCGGGGTGATCGATTTCTATTTCGCCTGCACCGACATCCGCACCTATGATCTGGCGGTGATGCACACGTCATGGGCGTTCGACGGCAATGGCGAGAATTACGACCCGGCGATCGGCAAGGCGCTGATCGACGGCTATGCCAGCCGCTTCCCACTGTCCGATGCGGAACGCGCCGCGCTGCCGATCCTGGCGCGCGGCGCCTGCCTGCGGTTCCTGCTGACGCGCGCGTGGGACTGGCTCAATACGCCGGCGGATGCGCTGGTGACGCGCAAGGATCCACTCGCCTATTGGCGGCGGCTCGAGACGTATCTCAAGGACGACCTGTTTGCATGACTGACGAAGCTCCCGTTTCCATCACCAAGGTCGAGATCTTCACCGACGGCGCGTGCAAGGGCAATCCGGGGTCCGGCGGCTGGGGCGCGGTGATCCGCATGGGCGCGCATGAGAAGGAATTGTCGGGCGGCGAGACGCCGACGACCAACAACCGGATGGAGATGACCGCGGCGATCGAGGCGCTCAACGCGCTGACCCGGCCGTGCGCGGTGACGCTGTATACCGACAGCAAATACGTGATGGACGGCCTCACCAAGTGGGTGAAGGGCTGGCAGCGCAACGGCTGGAAGACCGCCGACAAGAAGCCGGTGAAGAACGCCGAGCTGTGGCACGCGCTGCTCGCGGCGGTGGCGCGGCACAAGATCGAGTGGCAGTGGGTCAAGGGTCACGCCGGCCATCCGGAAAACGAGCGGGCGGACAAGCTGGCGAGCGACGCGGCCGTCGCGGCCGGACGCAAGTAGACCTAGAACCGCCCGGGCGAATACCGTGCGGCGTCGATCGCTGCGACTGCCGGGTCGGGACTGACGCCGAGCAGCAGGCTGGCGGCGAGCAACGCCGCGGCGGGGGCGGTCTGGATACCGAAGCCCCCTTGCCCCGCGCACCAGAAGAAGCCAGGCACGTCGCGGTCGAAACCATAGATCGGCAGGCGATCGGGCGCGAACGTGCGCAGGCCAGCCCAGCGTCGCTCGACGGCGGCGACTCGCCAGTCGACGACCTGCTCGAACCGATCGATCGCGATCGCGACATCGATCTCCTCAGGCGCGGCGTCGCACGGGTCCGTCGGCGTCTCGTCGTGCGGGCTCAGCCACAGCCGACCGCCGGGTTCGGGCTTAAAATAGAAGCGACCGCCAAGATCGGCGACATGCGGCATCCCGTCAGGCGCGCCGGGATCGGTGCGGAGTTGCACCATCGTCCGGCGATAGGCCTGCAACCCGAGCGGACGGACGCCCGCGCGTACTGCGACGTCATCGGCCCAGGCGCCCGCTGCGTCGACGATCGTCCGCGCCTGGAACGTGCCGGCCGTCGTGTCGATCGTCCAGATCCCGCCATCGCGCGTCGCTCCGGCAAACGTGGCATCGGTGACGAAGTCCGCACCGGCGCGGCGCGCCGTGGCAATGCTTTCGGCATGAAGCGCGGCAACGTCGATATAGGCACAGGTCGCTTCCTGTACGCCAAGCGTCCATTCGGAACGCAGTCCGGGCACGAAAGCGGAAGGATCGACTCGATCCAGCCGCACGTCGCTACTCGCGAACTCGGCGAGGAACGCGTCCATCGCCGATTCGTCTTCGGCGCGGCCGATGTGGAGCGAGCCCAACGGAGCCAGATGGCCGCCTGCCTGCAACAATGGCCCGGACGCGGTGGTCAGCGGCTGGATATCCGGCCCGCCGTAAGTTTCCGACCAAAAGGCCGCCGAGCGACCCGTCGCGTGATAGCCCGGCGCGTCCTCCGCCTCCAGGACGAGCACCCACGCCTGCGACCCGATCGCCGCGGACAGGCTTGCCCCCGCCATGCCCGCGCCGACGATCGCGATGTCGTACACGCCCGTCACCGTCAGGCCGCGCACGCAGCCAGGAACGAATCGATCGCCGACAGCGCCCGATTTCGCACGCCGTCCGCCTCGCGCAGGATTTCATGCGCGGACTCCGGACCGAAGCGAACGACCTGCGCATTGCGCAACCGCGCCGCGAGCCGGAGCGCAGCACGCGGATCGACCAGCTTGTCGGCCTCCGCAATCAGCATCAGCACGGGCGCCTCGATCGACTCCACCCGCGGATCGCTCGCCAGCGCCGCAGCGCCCGCGAACCCCTGTGCGAGCCACGCCCAGCTCGGTGGCCCCAGCACGAGGTCGGGATGCGCCGCCTGCCACCAGCCTTCGTCGCCGTAGCGATCGGCGTCGTGCGTCAAAAGCGACTGGCGCGAGGCGACCGATCCCGGCCGCTCGTTGCTGCGCCACGCCGCACGCGCAGGGTCGCCTCGACTCGCGATCCACCGCGCAATCGTTGCGCTGAACGCCGCCCCGAACGGTGCCTTCAACCCGATCATCGGCGCGACCAGAATCGCCGCATCGGGCGCGATCGTGCGATCGGCAAGCGCGCGCATCACCATCATCCCGCCCATCGAATGGCCGAGTATCACCCGTGGCAGGCCGTGGCCCGCCTCCTCCACGCTCCAATCCGACCAGAACGCCGCAAGGTCGGCATCGAACACCCGGTAGTCGCTCGCATGCCCGACATGCGGGTCGCTCGACAAACGCCCGGACCCGCCCTGCCCGCGCCAGTCGAACGCCGTCACCGACCACCCCGATGCGTGCAGATGCGCGAACGTCTCGAGATACTTCTCGAAAATATCGCCGCGCCCCGTCTGGAACAGCATCCGCCCGCGCGGTGACTGTGCCGGCCAGTCGAATCGGCGCAGCTTCCAGCCGTCGGGCGCGGTCCAATAGCCGATGCGCGCCTCGTCCGGAATCGTCCGACGCACCGCTGACGGATCGGTCGTCATGCGCAAACCCGTGGCATCATTCGAAATTCCTCCAAGCACGGTTACTTTTTCGAAAGCCATGTCCGTTAGGGACTAGCCGATGGGATGGAACATTGCTCTTCCAATTTTGATTCTGGTGCTCGGCGGCCTGCTGGTCTCGGCGGGTATCCAGGATGCGCGGACGCGGGAGATCGCGAACTGGAAGACCGCTGCGGTCGCTATGCTGGCGCCGCTGTGGTGGTATGCGAACGGACTCGATCCGTGGCCCGACATGGCGCTGCAGGTCGGCGTCGCGCTCATCGTCTTCGCGCTGTTCCTGCTTGCCTTCCACTTCGGCATGATGGGCGGCGGCGACGTTAAGCTGATCGTCGCGCTCTCGCTATGGCTGCCGTTCCCGGCGTTCCTTTCGATGCTGATGGTGATGTCCATCGTCGGCGGCCTCGTCACGCTCGTTATGATGATCGAGCATCGTGCCAAGAAGAACGCCGGACATATCGAGGTCCCCTACGGCGTGGCAATAGCAATCGCTGGCCTTCTCGCGCTGCGCGAACCACTCCTTAACCAGTTTCAGTGATGATTAACGTCGAAATACATTCGCGGCGCCTGAAAGGCACGATCTAGTCATGGATACACGCAAGATCATTTTGCTGGTCGGCGCGCTTATAGTCGCAGCCGTCACGGCCTTCTTCGCCAGAACGCTAATCGCCGGAAGTTCGGCGCCGCAAGCTGGCGCGACCGCCATCGCCGCGCCGGTCATCGACGGCCCCGAAGTCCTGGTCGCAACGCGCTCGCTCCCGGTCGGCACGATCCTCGACGCCACGGCGCTAAAGTTCCAGCCCTGGCCGAAGGAGCTGGTCGACAACGCCTATTACCTTCGTGACAAGACCGACCTGAAATCGCTCCAGGGCACGGTGGTCCGCAGCATCATCACCGCCGGGCAGCCGGTGACCCAGGGCGCGCTGGTGAAGCCCGGCGATCGAGGGTTCCTCGCCGCGGCACTCGGCCCCGGCATGCGCGCGGTCACCGTCCCCGTCTCGGCACAGGCCGCCGTCGCCGGGTTCGTGTTTCCCGGCGACCGAATCGACCTCGTGCTGACGCAGGCGGTCAGGGGCGGTGGCGACGGCGATCCATTGAAGGTGTCCGAAACGATCATGCGCAACATCCGCGTGCTCGCGACCGATCAGCGGACCGACAATCTGGTCGGTGCGGACGGCAAGACCGAGGTCAAGACGTTCTCCAACGTGACGATCGAGGCGACGCCGAAGATGGCCGAGCAGGTCGCTCTCGCGCAGACGCTCGGCTCGCTGTCGCTGTCACTGCGGTCGATTGCCGACAACTCCGCCGAACTCGAGGAAGCGATCGCGTCCGGCGCGGTGAAGGTACCCGACGGTACCGATCCGAAGGCGGAGAAGGCGATGTTGGTGCGCGTCGCCAGCCAGCCGAGCTCCGGCGCGGGTAGCTATCAGACCGGCGCCGACGTCTCGCGGTACCAGCGCAGCACGGTGCCCGGCAAAGCATCCAGCGGCGAAGACGGTCGTCCTATGCAGATGACAAGTGCGCCGCAGTCCGGTGGCGGGGCACCGGTCGTGGTGCAGGGCCCGGCCGTACGGGTCGCCCGCGGCAATGCGGTGACCATGGTTCCGGTCGGGGGGAAGAATTAAGATGCGTATCGCCATGACGCGCCCAGTCGGACGGCAGATGGGTTGGCCGCTCGCGGTCGCCCTTGCCGCCGCCACCGCCGCACCATCCGTCCCCGCGCTCGCCCAGCATGCCCAGCGGGCTCAGGCTCGTACGCAGGCCGCCCCCTCGGGACTGCCCGTCGTGCAGGTCAACACCGGTCGCGGACGACTCGTCACGCTGGCGCGGCCGATGAGCGACCTGTTCGTCGCCGACGACACCATCGCCGACGTTCAGGTCCGCTCGCCGACGCAGCTCTACGTGTTCGGCAAGAAGACCGGCGAGACGACGATCTCGGCAACCGCGAAGGGCGGCGGCGTCGTCTACGCCTCGACCATTCGCGTCGGCAACAACCTCGATTCGGTGCAGCAGATGCTCGGGCTCGCGATGCCCGAAGCACAGGTCGTCGCGACGCCGATGAACGGGTTGATCCTGCTTACGGGTACAGTCGCTGCACCCGAAGATGCCGCCGAAGCCGAACGGCTGGTGCAGGCGTTCGTCGGTGATTCGACAAAGGTCCTGTCGCGACTGAAGACTGCGACGCCTTTGCAGGTGAATCTTCAGGTCCGCATTGCCGAGGTCTCTCGGAGTTTCATCAAGAACATCGGGGTAAACATACAAAGCAGGGACGGTACGGGCGGCTTCAAATTTGGCGTTGCCCAAGGCCGCGGCGCCAGCACGCAATTCCTTCCGGGCGGCACGCTGTCGACAGGCTTTACTGCCCCCACTCAAAGCGGTGTCACGCAATCGACGTTAGGCTCTACCTTCGGCCTTGCCGGCAAGCTGCTCGGGCTCGATCTCATCGGCGCGATCGACCTGGGTGAGACAATCGGTCAGGTGACGACGCTCGCCAACCCGAACTTGACTGCGCTGTCGGGCGAGACGGGCACGTTCCTCGCCGGTGGCGAAATTCCGATCCCGCTGGCGCAGGCGCTCGGCACGATCTCGGTCGAGTACAAGCAATACGGCATCAGCCTCGCCTACACGCCCACGGTCTTGTCGGATGGTCGAATCTCGCTTCGGGTACGTCCGGAGGTTTCGCAGCTCGATTATGCCAACGCGATCACGCTGAGTAGTACGCGCGTGCCCGGCATCACGACGCGTCGTACCGAGACGACGGTCGAACTCGGCTCGGGCCAGAGCATGATGATCAGCGGACTGCTGTCGAACAACAACAACAACAGCTACGACAAGACGCCGGGCCTTTCGAACCTGCCGATCATCGGCGCGCTGTTCCGCTCCAACGCGTTCCAGCGCAACGAGACCGAACTCGTAATCGTCATCACGCCGTATCTGGTGAAGCCGGTCAACAACGCCAGCGACATCGCGTTGCCGACCGATGGCGCGCGCGCGCCGACCGATATCGACCGCGTGCTGCTGGGAACGCTCAGCGCCACCAGTGGCGGCAAGCGACCTGTGCCGACGATCGCGCGGCCTTCCTATGTTCCACCGGCGATCGGTGCCGCCGCCCCGGTCATGCCGATGCCGCGTAGCGACGTCCGCCGCAGCGAGGACGATATCGCCGCGCGCCCTGCCAACGGGAATGGCGCCAAGACCAAGAAGGGCGCCGTGCCCGCGCCAGGTTTCTCGAATTGAGCCGGCCCCTGCCCCGCCGCTCGCGACCACCGCATCAAGGATTTCCGATGATCACCAAGTCGATCCTGTTGGCGTCTCTCGTCCCCGCGCTGCTGCTTGGCGGGTGCATGGGTACCGAGAATCGCGGTCTTGAATCGATCCACCAACCGGTCGTGAGCCGC
This genomic window contains:
- the thrB gene encoding homoserine kinase, translating into MAVYTQVSAEALGAFLARYDRGELLSAKGIAEGVQNSNYLVETTADRFILTLYEERTSTDDLPFFLDMLDHLAADGNPVPRALPDRDGAAIQQLAGRSACLIEFLTGVSVSHPTAAQAFAAGGAMGQMHNSLAGFDQVRLNPLGADTWRPFLERCGRDIDTIEPRLFDRTEAALAAVLAEWPRDLPMAAIHSDLFPDNVLMLGDRVTGVIDFYFACTDIRTYDLAVMHTSWAFDGNGENYDPAIGKALIDGYASRFPLSDAERAALPILARGACLRFLLTRAWDWLNTPADALVTRKDPLAYWRRLETYLKDDLFA
- the rnhA gene encoding ribonuclease HI, whose translation is MTDEAPVSITKVEIFTDGACKGNPGSGGWGAVIRMGAHEKELSGGETPTTNNRMEMTAAIEALNALTRPCAVTLYTDSKYVMDGLTKWVKGWQRNGWKTADKKPVKNAELWHALLAAVARHKIEWQWVKGHAGHPENERADKLASDAAVAAGRK
- a CDS encoding FAD-dependent oxidoreductase, which produces MRGLTVTGVYDIAIVGAGMAGASLSAAIGSQAWVLVLEAEDAPGYHATGRSAAFWSETYGGPDIQPLTTASGPLLQAGGHLAPLGSLHIGRAEDESAMDAFLAEFASSDVRLDRVDPSAFVPGLRSEWTLGVQEATCAYIDVAALHAESIATARRAGADFVTDATFAGATRDGGIWTIDTTAGTFQARTIVDAAGAWADDVAVRAGVRPLGLQAYRRTMVQLRTDPGAPDGMPHVADLGGRFYFKPEPGGRLWLSPHDETPTDPCDAAPEEIDVAIAIDRFEQVVDWRVAAVERRWAGLRTFAPDRLPIYGFDRDVPGFFWCAGQGGFGIQTAPAAALLAASLLLGVSPDPAVAAIDAARYSPGRF
- a CDS encoding alpha/beta hydrolase, which codes for MTTDPSAVRRTIPDEARIGYWTAPDGWKLRRFDWPAQSPRGRMLFQTGRGDIFEKYLETFAHLHASGWSVTAFDWRGQGGSGRLSSDPHVGHASDYRVFDADLAAFWSDWSVEEAGHGLPRVILGHSMGGMMVMRALADRTIAPDAAILVAPMIGLKAPFGAAFSATIARWIASRGDPARAAWRSNERPGSVASRQSLLTHDADRYGDEGWWQAAHPDLVLGPPSWAWLAQGFAGAAALASDPRVESIEAPVLMLIAEADKLVDPRAALRLAARLRNAQVVRFGPESAHEILREADGVRNRALSAIDSFLAACAA
- a CDS encoding prepilin peptidase, with amino-acid sequence MGWNIALPILILVLGGLLVSAGIQDARTREIANWKTAAVAMLAPLWWYANGLDPWPDMALQVGVALIVFALFLLAFHFGMMGGGDVKLIVALSLWLPFPAFLSMLMVMSIVGGLVTLVMMIEHRAKKNAGHIEVPYGVAIAIAGLLALREPLLNQFQ
- the cpaB gene encoding Flp pilus assembly protein CpaB, with the protein product MDTRKIILLVGALIVAAVTAFFARTLIAGSSAPQAGATAIAAPVIDGPEVLVATRSLPVGTILDATALKFQPWPKELVDNAYYLRDKTDLKSLQGTVVRSIITAGQPVTQGALVKPGDRGFLAAALGPGMRAVTVPVSAQAAVAGFVFPGDRIDLVLTQAVRGGGDGDPLKVSETIMRNIRVLATDQRTDNLVGADGKTEVKTFSNVTIEATPKMAEQVALAQTLGSLSLSLRSIADNSAELEEAIASGAVKVPDGTDPKAEKAMLVRVASQPSSGAGSYQTGADVSRYQRSTVPGKASSGEDGRPMQMTSAPQSGGGAPVVVQGPAVRVARGNAVTMVPVGGKN
- a CDS encoding type II and III secretion system protein family protein gives rise to the protein MRIAMTRPVGRQMGWPLAVALAAATAAPSVPALAQHAQRAQARTQAAPSGLPVVQVNTGRGRLVTLARPMSDLFVADDTIADVQVRSPTQLYVFGKKTGETTISATAKGGGVVYASTIRVGNNLDSVQQMLGLAMPEAQVVATPMNGLILLTGTVAAPEDAAEAERLVQAFVGDSTKVLSRLKTATPLQVNLQVRIAEVSRSFIKNIGVNIQSRDGTGGFKFGVAQGRGASTQFLPGGTLSTGFTAPTQSGVTQSTLGSTFGLAGKLLGLDLIGAIDLGETIGQVTTLANPNLTALSGETGTFLAGGEIPIPLAQALGTISVEYKQYGISLAYTPTVLSDGRISLRVRPEVSQLDYANAITLSSTRVPGITTRRTETTVELGSGQSMMISGLLSNNNNNSYDKTPGLSNLPIIGALFRSNAFQRNETELVIVITPYLVKPVNNASDIALPTDGARAPTDIDRVLLGTLSATSGGKRPVPTIARPSYVPPAIGAAAPVMPMPRSDVRRSEDDIAARPANGNGAKTKKGAVPAPGFSN